The stretch of DNA TCAAAGATTTGAAAGACGACGGACACGTGTATTAATATTGTATAGATATAATATAGATAAAAATGGATGCCATTATAAATGGCATCCATTTTTTTTATAAAGCTGAAGGAGATTAGTCCTATAAAAAAAGAGAATTTGTAAGCTTTTATATATTTTATTTATCTTAAAATTGAAATTATATTTTCAATTTTCTATCAATCTATTGAATATTTTATCAAAATATTCAATTTGTCTAAAATGTGTAAATATTCAGATACTTATAACTATTCGTAAATATTAGGTTGAATGAACATTTGATCTGATTATTTTGTTTATAATATCGAATCAAATAGTGAACATGTTTACACTCCGTCAAATAGAAGACGCTCATTCTAAAGTTAAGAGTGGTGCTGACTTTCCTCAGTATATCCGTGATCTTATTGCCATGGGGGTATCAAGGTATTCTATTTATGTGAATGATGGTCATGCCGAATACGTCGGCAATGATGGACACACAGTTTTGTCGGAGGCTGAATATGAAAAATTACATATAATATCTGATACTGATATTATAAAATTTAAGGAGTATCTGAGAGCACATCAACAAGGTAAGACTAATTACTTTATTTTTTGTGAGAATTCGGCAGAAACAGGGATTTATAAATGGGAAATAGATACAGCAAATAAGACTTGTATTTACTATGACTCATTTGGGAACTTTGTCCTAGAAGAAAAAATACCGATATGAGAATTATTCTGAGCTCTGTTACTCTATATTAGGTCTTAAAGAAGAACTAAAACTTATAACGACTAAAAGAACAAAAATAATGATATAAATCTATTTATCTATTTCATTCTTAGATATTATGCGTAATTAAAAAACTGGAGAATGAAATTCAGGTATTCTATACTATGTATTAACTGATCGCAGTAGTACCCTTACTCATCAAAATAATTTATTCAAAAAAATTAATTATTCAAAGTGAGAATTGAGAAGAATATCTATAATAGTCGGACTTTCCAACCTTTTCAATTTGACTCCGTATTCTTCTATTTACCTATTAGAATACGGAGATTTAATATCTACACCTTTCTTATAATTAACTAAAAACATTAACTTATATACTTTTCTGGTAGTAGGATCGTTTATATTACGTAATTTGCCGAATAAAACTTATTAAATGTTTCTTATTGTTAGAATTTTAAAGTATTGTAAATTTATATTTCTTCTAATATTTTTATTAACTCCTTTTATAATCCGGGCTCAGGTAGATAGTACATATATTCAACCGTATGAACATGAGCTGTCTGTGAAACCTCATGTATATTATAAATATACTTCACTAACTCATGAGATAGATGATAATAATGAAATAACCTATATGCCCAATAGTCCTGTGAGTTTGGGACTAGGCATCACGTACAAAAATTATTCTATAAGTGGGGGGTATGGGTTTGGATTTATGCGCGATAAGGATCGCGGAAAGACGGCGATATTTGACTTTCAATATCATTACTATGGAAGAAAATTTATCGCTGATGTTTTTTTTCAACGATATAAAGGTTTTTATACTGAGCAAAATGATGAGGTATTTACTCTGTATCCCGATATAAGTATCATTCAATATGGAGTGTTTGGGCAATATGTATTCAATAATAAGAAATTTTCTTATAAAGCAGCATTTAACCAAAGTGAAAAGCAACTCAAATCTTCCGGAAGCTGGCAATTGGGTGGAGGAATATACTACAATCAAGTACGCTCTGATAGTACATTACAGCTAAACCAATATAAGAGATTAAGAAACTATCAATTGAGTGTTAGTGGAGGATATGTTTATAATTGGATAATCAGTAAAAACTTCTATTTATCGGGAGGAGTTTCAGTGGGCCTCAATATAGGAACGGAGAATCTGAGCTCTTTCAAAAAAGTTGAAATCTCCCCATCCGTATTTCCTCGTATATCTATGGGGTACAATTCGGAGGATTGGTCTATTGGTTTGTCTGTGGTTGTGAATCAGATATATGTTGCTAATTCTAAGCTGTTGAAAATGACTTTAAATACGGGAACTATGCAGATGAGCTACACTAAACGATTTAGTGTTGCTCCTAAATTTGTGAAGAAAATAAAATATATCAATTAATATCTGAAACTATAATATATAAAAAAAACTCCTTATTGTTAAGGAGCTTTTTTATAATATCTAAAAGTTGTTTTTTTCTTAATAGCGAGCTTCTACTGCATTCCAGTCGATAATCTTCCAAAGTTCAGCAAGATGGTCTGCGCGACGGTTTTGATAGTCTAGGTAATATGCATGTTCCCATACGTCAAAGCCCAATAGTGGAGTTAATCCTTTTGTAATCGGATTTCCTGCATTAGGTTCTTTTGTTATTTGTAGCTTTCCTGCATTATCTTTTGCAAGCCATACCCATCCTGAACCAAATACTCCTGTACCGGCTGTTACAAATTCTTTCTTGAAGTTTTCGAAAGATCCCCACTCAGCATTGATCGCTTCGGCAAGTTTACCTTTAGGTTCGCCGCCACCGTTAGGGCTGAATGAAAGGAAATATATGTTGTGGTTCAATGTCTGGCCGGCATTGTTAAAGATAGCTCCATCGCTTTCTTTTACGATTGTTTCTAGGTCTGCATTTTCAAACTTAGTACCTTGAATCAGATTGTTCAGATTTGTAATATAAGTCTGAAGGTGTTTACCATAATGTAATTCAATTGTTTGTTGACCAATTACAGGTTCTAGAGCATTTGTTGCATACGGCAACTTTGGTAATTCAAATTTCATAGTTCTTGTTTTTTGATTGTTATTATTTATATTTTGTGCGTTTACAGAGCTGATTATCAGTCCTGAGAGCATTATACACGTAAATAAAATCTTTTTCATATATAGTGTTCTTTATCGTTGTATATAATATGTAAACAATTGTCCTCCGTATTTGTTTATTACAGAACTCTAGATTTGCTATCGATTGTTTTTAACAGATTATTGTTAAAATCTATAAGCATTGAGTAATAATAGGTTTAATATAAAATTACTGGTATAAAATAGAAATATGTTTTCAGAATTAATCTGTACTTTTGCTTACGGAAAAAATGAAAACCTAAAGTTATGCTTTTTTTAGAATCATCATCCATTTTATCGGAAGTAATAGAAGATAATCATCAGTTGATACCTGTTGTTAATCGTTTTGGAATCAAGCTCGGACTTGGTGATAAAAGTATAGGCGAGATATGCGATTCGGTTGGAGTAAATACAGAATTTTTTCTTGTAATACTGAATACTTTTCTTAACGAAGATTATTTTCCTCAAAAGAAGCTTCAGAAGTTCGATATTCAGCTTGTCATTAAGTATTTGAAGCAGACAGACGCGTATCTGATTCATGGGCAGTTATACAACTTTGAGAAGCATCTGAAAGCTTTCATCGGTATGAGCGATCCCAACAATGCCCAGATGAAACTCATCAGCAGGCTGTTCTCCGAATTTAAAGAGGAATTAATGGTTCAGATAGAGCAGGGAATGGTAAATGGAGATGCTCCTCTTGCCTTGTTGACCGATCTCAAGAGCATTATAATAAAGCATATATCGGGTAATTTTAATGAGAATATGTGTTATGCTGTTATATTTACAATAGACAGCTTTCAGAAAGATCTGGAGAAGCATAATCGCATAAGAGAAAAGGTGCTGAAACCAATGATTGACGAATTGTCCGAATCGGGAATTGAAGATCTGCAAGAACTTTTTGTTAGCGGACGCATTACGCGTGATAACAAAAGGCAGCCTCTGTCTGAACGAGAACTGGATGTCCTTCGTCTTATTGCATTAGGCTTTTTAAATAAAGAGGTGGCAGATAAATTAAATATAAGTTTGAACACAGTGCTTTCGCACAGAAAAAATATAACAGCTAAGCTGGGAATAAAAACAGT from Dysgonomonas mossii encodes:
- a CDS encoding superoxide dismutase — encoded protein: MKFELPKLPYATNALEPVIGQQTIELHYGKHLQTYITNLNNLIQGTKFENADLETIVKESDGAIFNNAGQTLNHNIYFLSFSPNGGGEPKGKLAEAINAEWGSFENFKKEFVTAGTGVFGSGWVWLAKDNAGKLQITKEPNAGNPITKGLTPLLGFDVWEHAYYLDYQNRRADHLAELWKIIDWNAVEARY
- a CDS encoding DUF1398 domain-containing protein, with protein sequence MFTLRQIEDAHSKVKSGADFPQYIRDLIAMGVSRYSIYVNDGHAEYVGNDGHTVLSEAEYEKLHIISDTDIIKFKEYLRAHQQGKTNYFIFCENSAETGIYKWEIDTANKTCIYYDSFGNFVLEEKIPI
- a CDS encoding helix-turn-helix transcriptional regulator, whose amino-acid sequence is MLFLESSSILSEVIEDNHQLIPVVNRFGIKLGLGDKSIGEICDSVGVNTEFFLVILNTFLNEDYFPQKKLQKFDIQLVIKYLKQTDAYLIHGQLYNFEKHLKAFIGMSDPNNAQMKLISRLFSEFKEELMVQIEQGMVNGDAPLALLTDLKSIIIKHISGNFNENMCYAVIFTIDSFQKDLEKHNRIREKVLKPMIDELSESGIEDLQELFVSGRITRDNKRQPLSERELDVLRLIALGFLNKEVADKLNISLNTVLSHRKNITAKLGIKTVSGLIFYCITHGYISADEIEL
- a CDS encoding DUF4421 domain-containing protein — its product is MFLIVRILKYCKFIFLLIFLLTPFIIRAQVDSTYIQPYEHELSVKPHVYYKYTSLTHEIDDNNEITYMPNSPVSLGLGITYKNYSISGGYGFGFMRDKDRGKTAIFDFQYHYYGRKFIADVFFQRYKGFYTEQNDEVFTLYPDISIIQYGVFGQYVFNNKKFSYKAAFNQSEKQLKSSGSWQLGGGIYYNQVRSDSTLQLNQYKRLRNYQLSVSGGYVYNWIISKNFYLSGGVSVGLNIGTENLSSFKKVEISPSVFPRISMGYNSEDWSIGLSVVVNQIYVANSKLLKMTLNTGTMQMSYTKRFSVAPKFVKKIKYIN